A genomic segment from Necator americanus strain Aroian chromosome III, whole genome shotgun sequence encodes:
- a CDS encoding hypothetical protein (NECATOR_CHRIII.G11196.T2) — MGGTLLLQNLCIVLIEPDLRKGGWDCHKSFAKVKLLRMSIGLFAPGWISEKFPNADPIENGLRFWKKLAPYTPARPILELPVTSDFRAGFTKVIGGYRFRLNSVSLQPHYAQSLTQPVPTKNGGVLLSKGSCTRLFYFDVSCSGCRITVHAERDIKLIINETLTDAMRNGNEFIVTIRDAVHLRSLHICIDDSDDCLLFDITVEEIFI, encoded by the exons ATGGGAGGTACACTCTTACTACAGAATCTGTGTATAGTGTTGATTGAACCAGATCTTCGCAAAG GAGGATGGGATTGCCACAAATCGTTTGCAAAGGTGAAATTATTGCGTATGTCTATAGGATTATTTGCTCCAGGATGGatctctgaaaaatttcccaaCGCAGATCCCATAGAGAACGGATTGAG GTTCTGGAAAAAGCTTGCGCCTTACACGCCAGCCCGACCAATTCTGGAACTACCAGTTACCTCAGATTTTCGTGCTGGATTCACCAAAGTTATCGGAGGATAT agattCCGACTAAACTCTGTTTCTCTTCAACCTCACTATGCTCAATCACTCACACAGCCAGTCCCGACTAAGAATGGAGGAGTTCTCCTAAGTAAAGGCAGTTGTACTAG ATTGTTTTATTTCGATGTCTCCTGCTCAGGATGTCGAATAACTGTTCATGCAGAAAGAGATATTAAGCTCATCATAAATGAAACTTTAACGGACGCAATGAGAAACGGAAATGAGTTCATTGTAACCATCAGAGATGCTGTCCACCTTCGTTCTCTGCACATCTGTATTGATGACTCAGACGACTGTCTATTATTTGACATAACAgttgaagaaatatttatataa
- a CDS encoding hypothetical protein (NECATOR_CHRIII.G11204.T2), which yields MNDGSSNVALITEDVVEQDCSEVRSAPLSPNSALTCEMCQNYEVNLTLIQENERKLRDQLKAVKSLAERYESELSEERKYREDVEKKMVELSAQFNDDLKTAFGSNTALEERIKELSQKQQKEKEKCMKQVQDVDHICSVLESDIKKLAAKYQELLGSNRATASEMRAEPIDLPQNADQLQFLCLQMREELIELKSARQHEQNELRDEIALLREQIGEERNAKLALERDLLAQVNHLQTQLGIAASKLSSADAVVMSSESHSRQIRDLQNTVAELEAQVKQVQSERAAVEMTAQNYKARCTSLQSELDTSEAVQKDFVQLSQSLQIQLEKIRQSEQEVRWQWEDDVENCSGCGMSVVKLKPRPRCLHCCKIFCSTCVQQTVPSGPNRRLANVCHVCHTLLNRDSKPFFAVDPTD from the exons ATGAACGACGGGTCATCAAATGTTGCACTAATTACCGAGGATGTTGTTGAACAG gATTGTTCTGAGGTGCGATCCGCTCCGTTGTCGCCAAATTCAGCCTTGACTTGCGAAATGTGCCAGAATTATGAGGTTAACTTAACGCTGATTCAG GAAAATGAGCGTAAATTGCGTGACCAGCTGAAAGCTGTGAAGTCGTTAGCCGAACGCTATGAAAGCGAGTTATCTGAGGAAAGGAAATACAGGGAGgatgtggagaaaaaaatggttgaG CTTTCTGCACAATTTAACGATGATCTGAAAACTGCTTTTGGTAGCAACACGGCGCTTGAAGAACGTATCAAAGAGCTCTCCCAAAAgcaacagaaagaaaaggaaaaatgcatGAAACAAGTGCAGGATGTCGATCATATCTGTTCAGTCTTGGAGTCAGATATAAAGAAATTAGCTGCTAAGTATCAG GAACTGCTCGGTTCAAATCGCGCCACTGCGAGCGAAATGAGGGCTGAACCGATTGACCTTCCACAGAATGCGGATCAGTTGCAGTTCCTTTGTTTGCAGATGAGAGAAGAGTTGATAGAATTGAAGTCTGCGCGACAACATGAGCAGAATGAGTTGCGAGACGAAATCGCTTTATTAAG AGAGCAGATTGGAGAAGAACGAAATGCTAAACTTGCTCTTGAGCGTGATCTTCTTGCTCAGGTCAATCATCTTCAGACACAACTTGGCATTGCAGCTAGTAAA cTCTCTTCTGCCGACGCTGTTGTTATGTCTAGCGAATCTCACTCAAGACAAATACGAGATCTACAAAACACTGTAGCTGAACTCGAAGCGCAAGTGAAGCAG GTCCAAAGCGAACGTGCTGCAGTGGAAATGACTGCACAGAATTATAAAGCACGGTGTACCTCATTGCAAAGCGAATTGGACACATCAGAAGCCGTTCAAAAGGACTTCGTGCAGCTTTCTCAAAGTTTACAAATTcaacttgaaaaaattaggCAGTCTGAACAG GAGGTACGATGGCAGTGGGAAGATGACGTTGAGAATTGCTCCGGTTGTGGAATGTCAGTAGTAAAATTAAAGCCACGACCTAG GTGTTTGCACTGTTGTAAAATATTCTGCTCAACATGTGTGCAACAGACAGTTCCTAGCGGACCAAATCGAAGGCTTGCTAATGTTTGCCATGTCTGTCATACCCTGCTTAATAG GGATTCAAAACCATTCTTTGCCGTGGATCCTACAGACTAG
- a CDS encoding hypothetical protein (NECATOR_CHRIII.G11204.T1) produces MSGASEDPLPFQPLHSVYLFERSSLCSCTELEVVLARLYQYQYSGLYMNDGSSNVALITEDVVEQDCSEVRSAPLSPNSALTCEMCQNYEVNLTLIQENERKLRDQLKAVKSLAERYESELSEERKYREDVEKKMVELSAQFNDDLKTAFGSNTALEERIKELSQKQQKEKEKCMKQVQDVDHICSVLESDIKKLAAKYQELLGSNRATASEMRAEPIDLPQNADQLQFLCLQMREELIELKSARQHEQNELRDEIALLREQIGEERNAKLALERDLLAQVNHLQTQLGIAASKLSSADAVVMSSESHSRQIRDLQNTVAELEAQVKQVQSERAAVEMTAQNYKARCTSLQSELDTSEAVQKDFVQLSQSLQIQLEKIRQSEQEVRWQWEDDVENCSGCGMSVVKLKPRPRCLHCCKIFCSTCVQQTVPSGPNRRLANVCHVCHTLLNRDSKPFFAVDPTD; encoded by the exons GTTTGTACATGAACGACGGGTCATCAAATGTTGCACTAATTACCGAGGATGTTGTTGAACAG gATTGTTCTGAGGTGCGATCCGCTCCGTTGTCGCCAAATTCAGCCTTGACTTGCGAAATGTGCCAGAATTATGAGGTTAACTTAACGCTGATTCAG GAAAATGAGCGTAAATTGCGTGACCAGCTGAAAGCTGTGAAGTCGTTAGCCGAACGCTATGAAAGCGAGTTATCTGAGGAAAGGAAATACAGGGAGgatgtggagaaaaaaatggttgaG CTTTCTGCACAATTTAACGATGATCTGAAAACTGCTTTTGGTAGCAACACGGCGCTTGAAGAACGTATCAAAGAGCTCTCCCAAAAgcaacagaaagaaaaggaaaaatgcatGAAACAAGTGCAGGATGTCGATCATATCTGTTCAGTCTTGGAGTCAGATATAAAGAAATTAGCTGCTAAGTATCAG GAACTGCTCGGTTCAAATCGCGCCACTGCGAGCGAAATGAGGGCTGAACCGATTGACCTTCCACAGAATGCGGATCAGTTGCAGTTCCTTTGTTTGCAGATGAGAGAAGAGTTGATAGAATTGAAGTCTGCGCGACAACATGAGCAGAATGAGTTGCGAGACGAAATCGCTTTATTAAG AGAGCAGATTGGAGAAGAACGAAATGCTAAACTTGCTCTTGAGCGTGATCTTCTTGCTCAGGTCAATCATCTTCAGACACAACTTGGCATTGCAGCTAGTAAA cTCTCTTCTGCCGACGCTGTTGTTATGTCTAGCGAATCTCACTCAAGACAAATACGAGATCTACAAAACACTGTAGCTGAACTCGAAGCGCAAGTGAAGCAG GTCCAAAGCGAACGTGCTGCAGTGGAAATGACTGCACAGAATTATAAAGCACGGTGTACCTCATTGCAAAGCGAATTGGACACATCAGAAGCCGTTCAAAAGGACTTCGTGCAGCTTTCTCAAAGTTTACAAATTcaacttgaaaaaattaggCAGTCTGAACAG GAGGTACGATGGCAGTGGGAAGATGACGTTGAGAATTGCTCCGGTTGTGGAATGTCAGTAGTAAAATTAAAGCCACGACCTAG GTGTTTGCACTGTTGTAAAATATTCTGCTCAACATGTGTGCAACAGACAGTTCCTAGCGGACCAAATCGAAGGCTTGCTAATGTTTGCCATGTCTGTCATACCCTGCTTAATAG GGATTCAAAACCATTCTTTGCCGTGGATCCTACAGACTAG